One genomic region from Pyrobaculum islandicum DSM 4184 encodes:
- the cas6 gene encoding CRISPR system precrRNA processing endoribonuclease RAMP protein Cas6: MVVLVSVRARGATPCLLTGWSGSLVYNFFLTALRRVAEPKGRVFAHPLYHGGAPVLSGLNGSQKAFEPGAAFELRALLLEHDARLLLDSLAAEPRVEVGCVLEVSGIDIVPADGKLEERHGMAVVELVFYPTVFMFHGRDVLYPSPQRLAYSLAKTYYQLYGVSLKELADRAPTALELVGMRIKTGWLNIGEARKVPVFYGRARLAIYGDVGMWLSLLKLGELTGVGISRAIGLGKYRIEKVEILI; the protein is encoded by the coding sequence GTGGTTGTATTAGTTTCGGTGAGGGCAAGGGGGGCAACCCCATGTCTTCTCACGGGTTGGTCGGGGTCGCTGGTGTACAACTTTTTTCTCACAGCTCTACGGAGGGTGGCAGAGCCTAAAGGGAGGGTCTTCGCCCACCCCCTCTACCACGGCGGCGCGCCCGTCCTCTCGGGGCTGAACGGGTCGCAGAAGGCCTTCGAGCCGGGGGCCGCCTTTGAGCTCAGGGCTCTGCTCTTGGAACACGACGCCCGGCTCCTCTTGGACTCTCTAGCCGCCGAGCCGAGGGTGGAGGTGGGCTGTGTGCTTGAGGTCTCGGGCATCGACATAGTCCCCGCCGACGGGAAGCTGGAGGAGAGACATGGCATGGCGGTGGTTGAGCTGGTGTTTTACCCCACCGTCTTCATGTTCCACGGGAGAGACGTCCTTTACCCCTCTCCCCAGAGACTTGCCTACAGCCTGGCCAAAACCTACTACCAACTCTATGGCGTCAGCCTAAAGGAGTTGGCGGACCGGGCCCCCACGGCGCTTGAGCTCGTCGGCATGCGCATCAAGACTGGGTGGCTTAACATCGGTGAGGCGAGGAAGGTACCTGTGTTCTATGGCAGAGCCCGTCTGGCTATATATGGCGATGTGGGGATGTGGCTATCTCTGTTGAAGCTCGGCGAGTTAACTGGCGTCGGGATTTCAAGAGCCATCGGCCTTGGAAAATACAGGATAGAAAAAGTCGAAATTCTCATATAG
- a CDS encoding glycosyltransferase family 4 protein, with protein MKVAIFSESLWPLGEGGAELATYLYARLLTKLGVKIRVYVRRGGARWEGLEVVELGGAGTRKFHAPPLGARRALEWCDVAYFASAYWELVPLAKRMGKRTVVHIHSYDPACPVGTLFNTPAGSVCRPEMRRCWGCIYLQERSLGRPFWRAVASQVLNGLSSPLFTKAVRSTDALVFVSEAQRRLFAEHFGDMPKSHVVYNPAPPLPHLPPGGRAVGYFGGLSPWKGVYVLLRAWARLGGRARLYMTRASALRNRPPGVVVLGDLTPGELEEVHKAVSVVAVPSLWWEPFGYAALEGLVRGRIVVASDVGGLPEVVGGAPGARLVPPGDVEALAEALEWALGVDVAELGVRNREYALRKFDGVRLAERLLKVLEG; from the coding sequence GTGAAAGTCGCCATATTCTCCGAGTCTCTCTGGCCGTTGGGGGAGGGCGGCGCGGAGCTCGCTACGTACCTCTACGCGAGGTTGCTCACCAAGTTGGGCGTCAAGATTAGGGTCTACGTGAGACGGGGAGGCGCGAGGTGGGAGGGGCTTGAGGTGGTGGAGTTGGGGGGCGCCGGGACAAGGAAGTTCCACGCCCCACCGCTGGGGGCGAGAAGGGCATTGGAGTGGTGTGACGTGGCCTACTTCGCCTCGGCCTACTGGGAGCTGGTGCCTCTGGCAAAAAGGATGGGAAAGAGGACAGTTGTCCATATACATAGCTACGATCCAGCATGTCCCGTGGGGACGCTTTTCAACACGCCGGCCGGCTCCGTCTGCCGCCCGGAGATGAGAAGGTGCTGGGGCTGTATATACCTCCAGGAGAGATCGTTAGGACGCCCCTTCTGGAGGGCTGTGGCCTCGCAGGTTTTAAACGGTTTGTCCAGCCCATTGTTCACAAAGGCTGTGAGGTCAACAGACGCGTTGGTGTTTGTATCTGAGGCGCAACGTAGACTCTTCGCCGAGCACTTCGGCGACATGCCTAAGAGCCACGTGGTGTACAACCCGGCGCCTCCTCTACCGCACCTCCCGCCCGGCGGGAGGGCAGTGGGCTACTTCGGGGGGCTAAGCCCTTGGAAGGGGGTCTATGTGCTGTTACGCGCATGGGCGCGCCTTGGCGGTAGGGCAAGACTGTATATGACGCGGGCCTCCGCCTTGAGGAACCGTCCTCCTGGCGTAGTGGTGCTCGGCGACCTAACGCCGGGGGAGCTGGAAGAGGTGCATAAGGCGGTGTCTGTGGTGGCCGTCCCCTCCCTCTGGTGGGAGCCCTTTGGCTATGCCGCTCTTGAGGGCTTGGTGAGGGGACGCATAGTCGTGGCTTCAGACGTCGGAGGTCTTCCCGAGGTGGTGGGGGGCGCCCCTGGGGCTAGGCTCGTCCCGCCGGGCGACGTAGAGGCACTGGCGGAGGCTTTGGAGTGGGCTTTAGGAGTAGACGTGGCGGAGCTGGGGGTTAGAAATAGGGAATACGCCCTTAGGAAGTTTGACGGGGTTAGGCTTGCTGAACGGCTTCTAAAGGTTTTGGAGGGCTAG
- a CDS encoding CRISPR-associated DxTHG motif protein, with protein sequence MRVFVVSVWGYPPAWKRARYVAEELGGRAFGGRSARFVGCTSAGSLLKYLTGLDVDLLVVGSDSVVNPREGGDLRRRAVEQYMKWAEELGVKARVISVPGMGLYYGWKFEGTPEAIFVDVFKAVWEGAEGASFIFLDLTHGLNFVIVSALYAVVAAAIGRGMENRLVLVNSEPYPADVEEKTCISSVRPPRVETTPELKILDVSGLQTVLQRVREVSALRNLTAVGKARCTRFGRMIWLMSNGAAALGFPGAIYDGWEPTFGLPEQPPRLMESRPVLENHVVRYEHQRAEVVVDVVMYQVWKELGHIFSGEAAASLVDYLAAVAREYERRGAIYISEVLKTATQEVALLQKVVATMYGLDAVVWPELWLAVWRHKEEVLKHLEDKSYVDVLSESLAEAKKEVEEERRRLAERGVDQRTARNFLAHGGLSPAFIKRLELKNGKIARVVYDGGLVEKLVKYLEGRVPAC encoded by the coding sequence GTGAGGGTTTTTGTAGTAAGTGTGTGGGGGTACCCGCCTGCGTGGAAGAGGGCGAGGTATGTAGCTGAGGAATTGGGTGGGAGGGCATTTGGGGGGAGGTCTGCTAGATTTGTCGGCTGTACCTCCGCCGGGTCTCTACTTAAATACCTAACTGGTTTAGACGTCGACCTTTTAGTAGTCGGCTCCGACTCTGTAGTTAACCCAAGGGAGGGCGGCGATTTGAGGAGACGCGCCGTGGAGCAGTATATGAAGTGGGCAGAGGAGCTGGGAGTTAAGGCGAGAGTTATATCTGTCCCTGGGATGGGGCTGTACTACGGCTGGAAATTTGAGGGGACTCCCGAGGCCATATTTGTAGACGTGTTTAAAGCAGTGTGGGAGGGGGCCGAGGGCGCTTCGTTTATCTTTCTAGACCTAACCCACGGCCTAAATTTTGTCATAGTCTCGGCGCTTTACGCCGTTGTCGCAGCCGCAATTGGCCGGGGGATGGAGAATAGACTTGTCTTAGTCAACTCTGAGCCGTATCCAGCTGACGTAGAGGAGAAGACTTGTATCTCATCTGTACGCCCCCCGCGGGTGGAGACGACGCCAGAGTTAAAAATACTAGACGTGTCTGGGCTGCAGACGGTATTACAAAGAGTTAGAGAGGTGTCGGCCCTCCGTAATTTAACGGCGGTGGGCAAGGCGAGGTGTACACGTTTTGGTAGGATGATATGGCTTATGTCTAATGGCGCGGCGGCCTTGGGCTTCCCCGGCGCTATATACGACGGGTGGGAGCCCACCTTCGGCCTGCCTGAACAACCTCCGAGACTTATGGAGTCTAGGCCAGTTTTAGAAAACCACGTGGTTAGATATGAACACCAGCGGGCGGAGGTTGTTGTAGACGTGGTGATGTATCAAGTGTGGAAAGAGCTAGGCCATATATTCAGCGGCGAGGCGGCCGCATCGCTTGTGGATTATCTCGCCGCAGTGGCTAGAGAATATGAAAGACGCGGCGCGATATACATCTCTGAAGTTTTAAAAACTGCGACACAAGAAGTCGCCCTCCTCCAGAAGGTAGTAGCCACGATGTACGGCCTAGATGCAGTAGTTTGGCCAGAGCTGTGGCTCGCCGTCTGGAGACACAAAGAGGAGGTTTTGAAACATCTTGAAGATAAAAGCTATGTAGATGTGTTAAGCGAAAGCCTAGCCGAGGCGAAAAAAGAAGTTGAAGAAGAGAGGAGGCGGCTGGCAGAGAGAGGAGTCGACCAGAGAACTGCGAGAAATTTCCTAGCCCACGGCGGCCTCTCCCCGGCGTTTATAAAACGCCTCGAGTTAAAAAACGGTAAAATAGCTCGTGTGGTATACGACGGGGGACTTGTAGAAAAGCTTGTCAAATATCTAGAAGGCAGAGTACCCGCTTGTTAG
- a CDS encoding class II glutamine amidotransferase: MCRILFSLGKPPRDILLDFVQVSRRDRTMGWSHGSGWGALWTRPGSYGLYKSIRPIWEDYVEPPDGYILYILHSRLASVGEPTLENTHPIVRGRYAIAHNGTIDRERYKAALREEGVEVGELDGSTDSELLLKAIIALGGDETAVRKAAKLAKPYLDPQEPVLNFVFVDLAGLAIFYTYRGSEHPHFVPVEKDGIIASEPLGQREGWKPLENGKTVVVKF; encoded by the coding sequence ATGTGTAGAATTCTTTTTTCCCTTGGAAAACCCCCCAGAGACATCCTCCTCGATTTTGTCCAAGTCTCCAGGAGAGACCGAACCATGGGCTGGAGCCACGGGTCGGGCTGGGGCGCGCTCTGGACACGCCCAGGGTCCTACGGACTATATAAATCCATTAGGCCGATATGGGAAGACTATGTAGAGCCCCCAGACGGATATATACTGTATATACTACACAGCAGGTTGGCATCGGTAGGTGAGCCGACGTTAGAGAACACCCACCCCATCGTGAGGGGGAGATACGCCATAGCTCACAATGGCACTATAGACAGAGAGCGGTACAAAGCCGCCCTTAGAGAAGAAGGAGTTGAAGTGGGAGAGCTAGACGGCTCCACAGACAGCGAGCTTTTACTCAAGGCAATAATAGCGTTGGGCGGAGACGAGACCGCAGTGAGGAAAGCCGCAAAGTTAGCAAAGCCCTACCTAGACCCCCAGGAGCCCGTCCTGAACTTTGTCTTTGTAGACCTCGCAGGCTTAGCCATCTTCTATACCTACAGAGGGAGCGAACACCCCCACTTTGTGCCTGTGGAGAAAGACGGCATAATCGCCTCGGAGCCCCTAGGCCAACGCGAAGGCTGGAAGCCTCTAGAAAACGGGAAAACAGTAGTGGTAAAATTCTAG
- a CDS encoding acyl-CoA thioesterase, translated as MPFEVRFYIYWSQTDAAGIVHFSEFFSLVEHAEEEFYRARGVLEIHSRMPRVEAYAVFKSPLRRGDVARVVLKPLEIREKAVKYGFEIYNETTGALSATGHIVAVCVENEGGRLKSTRCPQELVDVWRSIE; from the coding sequence ATGCCTTTTGAGGTGCGATTTTACATCTATTGGTCTCAAACTGACGCGGCTGGAATAGTCCATTTTTCAGAGTTCTTTAGCCTAGTTGAACATGCCGAGGAGGAGTTCTATAGGGCCAGGGGCGTTTTGGAAATACACAGCCGTATGCCGCGTGTGGAGGCCTATGCCGTATTTAAATCGCCGTTAAGAAGAGGCGATGTGGCGAGGGTTGTCTTAAAGCCGTTGGAGATTAGGGAGAAGGCAGTTAAATACGGCTTTGAGATTTACAACGAGACGACCGGCGCGTTGTCTGCTACAGGCCATATCGTAGCTGTGTGTGTAGAAAACGAGGGGGGAAGGTTGAAATCTACTAGATGTCCCCAGGAGCTAGTTGACGTATGGCGAAGTATAGAGTAG
- a CDS encoding ArsR/SmtB family transcription factor, producing MEFKPVYYMVLESLARGAKSVDELADELGLEPHDVEAVLNTLMVAGFVEKGERGLLLKRVVYSLTPQGWKTLAEWRQRAKAELEKAAELRKAGREEEAEQILQLYEPAIPLMFAAGILDTALLTALALEELEAADGWDQDVAF from the coding sequence ATGGAGTTTAAGCCGGTGTATTACATGGTGTTGGAGTCTCTGGCACGTGGGGCAAAGTCGGTAGATGAGCTTGCAGATGAGCTCGGCCTAGAGCCCCACGATGTGGAGGCTGTCTTAAATACGCTAATGGTAGCTGGGTTTGTAGAAAAGGGAGAGAGAGGCCTTTTGTTAAAGAGAGTTGTATATAGCCTAACGCCACAGGGGTGGAAGACGCTGGCGGAGTGGAGACAGAGGGCTAAGGCAGAGTTAGAGAAGGCCGCCGAGCTGAGAAAAGCGGGCAGAGAGGAGGAGGCGGAGCAGATCCTCCAGCTCTACGAGCCCGCCATACCCCTCATGTTCGCTGCCGGCATCCTAGACACAGCCCTACTCACAGCCCTCGCGTTGGAAGAGCTTGAGGCGGCAGACGGCTGGGATCAAGACGTGGCTTTTTAA
- a CDS encoding glutamate synthase-related protein: protein MLLLAKLILRLRGLYFGIRGFREFFKDYPVDEIAYRALRGKEAVYPFGLLASYGSAVLGAGVHRRGCPRFYTLDDILLMPPAFTPLRLKKAAELLREPTFADVNTETLVGGFPASMPVVVGSMGSTDVASKTAIAIAKAAAKAGIPLGIGENVATVRGYSRRITRGHPSFKERLLAYLTNMGKHGGVFIQESVEDAYDELWNRVYSDKDLEQYVEEGRIGFEIKVGQGAKPGLGGVIKIPKEQAEKLRRKYLIDYDGGKYATRYSVPGTFTREILTGAIRFMKTAYPKAKIWIKLGPFRDAAEVIEVASREGADAVVIDGKEGGTGMAPTVALKDLGYPTVVGLKYIKAAREAGVKTSLLIAGRLYNGGHVVKAVALGATAVYMARPFLIAALTKGEEGVSKYIESLKLEIQMAVSALGKYDVRDLAPEDVAAATKELAEMLSIPYIYASPPKPLEAVQQA from the coding sequence ATGCTTCTACTTGCCAAACTCATCCTTAGGCTTAGGGGACTCTACTTTGGGATAAGGGGCTTCAGAGAGTTTTTCAAAGACTACCCAGTGGACGAGATAGCCTACCGGGCGCTCAGAGGCAAAGAGGCCGTATACCCCTTTGGACTCCTCGCCTCATATGGAAGCGCTGTACTCGGCGCTGGGGTACACAGGCGGGGATGCCCCCGCTTCTACACTCTCGACGACATCTTGCTGATGCCTCCCGCCTTCACCCCCCTCAGGCTGAAGAAAGCCGCCGAGTTGCTCCGGGAGCCCACCTTCGCCGACGTCAACACCGAGACTTTGGTGGGGGGCTTCCCAGCGTCGATGCCCGTGGTGGTGGGGTCCATGGGCTCTACAGATGTGGCCAGTAAAACCGCCATCGCTATAGCGAAGGCGGCCGCCAAGGCGGGCATCCCCCTCGGCATCGGGGAAAACGTGGCCACGGTGAGGGGGTACTCTAGGAGGATCACGCGGGGCCACCCCTCTTTCAAGGAGCGGCTCCTAGCCTATTTGACCAACATGGGAAAACACGGCGGGGTGTTTATCCAAGAGAGCGTGGAGGACGCCTACGACGAGCTGTGGAACAGAGTCTACAGCGATAAGGATCTGGAGCAGTACGTGGAGGAGGGTAGGATCGGCTTCGAGATAAAGGTGGGGCAGGGGGCCAAGCCCGGCCTCGGCGGCGTCATCAAGATCCCCAAGGAGCAGGCTGAGAAGCTGAGGCGGAAATATCTAATAGATTACGACGGTGGGAAGTACGCCACGCGCTACTCCGTCCCGGGCACATTCACAAGGGAGATACTGACGGGCGCCATAAGGTTTATGAAGACGGCGTATCCAAAGGCAAAGATCTGGATCAAGCTAGGGCCCTTTAGAGACGCCGCCGAGGTGATAGAGGTGGCGAGCAGAGAGGGGGCAGACGCCGTGGTTATAGACGGGAAGGAGGGCGGCACGGGGATGGCCCCCACCGTCGCCCTAAAGGACCTGGGCTACCCCACGGTGGTCGGGCTGAAGTACATAAAAGCGGCTAGAGAGGCGGGGGTGAAGACCTCCCTCCTCATCGCCGGCCGGCTCTACAACGGCGGACACGTGGTCAAGGCGGTTGCCCTCGGCGCAACGGCGGTCTACATGGCAAGACCCTTCTTAATAGCGGCGTTGACAAAGGGAGAGGAGGGCGTGTCGAAGTACATAGAGTCGCTAAAGTTAGAAATACAGATGGCCGTCTCTGCCCTCGGCAAATACGACGTCAGAGACCTAGCCCCCGAGGACGTAGCCGCCGCAACTAAAGAGCTGGCCGAGATGTTATCAATCCCATATATATACGCTAGCCCTCCAAAACCTTTAGAAGCCGTTCAGCAAGCCTAA
- a CDS encoding glutamine synthetase family protein, translating to MQVEGLDIWRVLKGAGVKYIYFVIVDIYGRPRVDIMPIDMARDAFIDGVPYDGSSIPAYSTVNRSDFVAVVDPSAVYVESWNGGKAAYVFTNTLDGNAPSPLDPRNVLKQALERAEKRGYQFKIGVEIEYFIVRGNPPELPERAGYFDVPPGATRKVVEEIMENFAAAGLGETKTHHEVAPSQFEVNIPYGNPLKVADSILVFKIMAKAIAAKYGYIATFMPKPFWGMNGSGAHTHISVWKDGKNLMASVKEPTQELKWVVGGILNNAISISAIVAPTVNSYKRLVPHHEAPTRVVWGLGNRSAMVRVPYYGGKINRIEYRHPDPSMNPYLAFAAMVLAGLEGLENKIEPPPPVQEVAYDLQGVRETPPNLGAALKYMEEGKIARELPSEIVKAYLGVKQAEWQSYVQQYQWEKTWNTITPWEYEQYLTTV from the coding sequence ATGCAGGTAGAGGGATTAGACATATGGAGGGTGTTAAAAGGCGCAGGCGTTAAATACATCTACTTTGTAATTGTAGACATCTACGGCAGACCGCGTGTCGATATAATGCCAATCGACATGGCTAGAGATGCGTTTATCGACGGCGTTCCCTACGACGGCTCCTCTATCCCCGCCTACAGCACTGTGAACAGAAGCGACTTTGTTGCCGTGGTTGACCCATCTGCCGTATATGTGGAGAGTTGGAACGGCGGGAAGGCCGCCTATGTCTTCACCAACACTCTAGACGGCAATGCGCCATCTCCATTAGATCCACGTAACGTGCTTAAGCAGGCCCTCGAGAGGGCAGAGAAACGCGGCTATCAGTTTAAAATCGGCGTAGAGATAGAGTACTTCATCGTGCGGGGCAACCCGCCGGAGTTACCGGAGAGAGCTGGCTACTTCGACGTACCGCCGGGAGCAACTAGAAAGGTAGTAGAGGAGATTATGGAGAACTTCGCCGCGGCGGGGCTCGGCGAGACTAAGACCCACCACGAAGTTGCGCCCTCCCAGTTCGAGGTAAATATCCCATACGGCAACCCGTTAAAAGTAGCAGACTCAATACTGGTGTTTAAAATTATGGCAAAAGCCATAGCCGCCAAATATGGCTACATCGCCACCTTTATGCCAAAGCCCTTCTGGGGCATGAACGGAAGCGGCGCCCACACCCACATATCTGTGTGGAAAGACGGGAAGAACCTAATGGCCTCGGTGAAAGAGCCAACCCAGGAGCTTAAGTGGGTCGTCGGCGGGATATTAAACAACGCCATATCTATATCCGCGATCGTGGCGCCAACCGTTAATTCTTACAAACGCCTAGTGCCACACCACGAGGCGCCTACCCGCGTCGTGTGGGGCCTCGGCAACCGTTCAGCCATGGTGCGCGTGCCGTACTACGGCGGGAAGATAAACAGGATTGAGTACAGACACCCAGACCCCTCCATGAACCCATATCTAGCCTTCGCCGCCATGGTGTTGGCAGGACTAGAAGGCCTAGAGAACAAGATAGAGCCGCCGCCCCCCGTCCAAGAGGTGGCTTATGACCTACAGGGCGTCAGAGAGACGCCGCCTAACCTCGGCGCCGCGCTGAAATACATGGAGGAGGGCAAAATTGCGAGAGAACTACCAAGCGAGATCGTAAAGGCCTACCTCGGTGTGAAGCAAGCAGAGTGGCAGAGCTACGTCCAACAATACCAGTGGGAGAAGACTTGGAACACCATCACGCCTTGGGAGTACGAGCAGTATCTAACCACTGTTTAA
- a CDS encoding AAA family ATPase translates to MLFKEGPVERPDELFDREAELEELRRALRERRVVALLGVRRVGKTSLAKATTWDLPRVYVDVREFEWRTYVTWDDFYGVLKSALPRSRRLLEALSRISGVSVAGLEISFAVGKRRPPPAELLKALDKWAESEGVRVVFVIDEAQELYKLKGGSFTPVLAWAYDNLSNVVFLLTGSKVGLIHRLLRPDDPPSPMYGRYIYTIQVRPLPRDRAKEFLTKGLEEAGVRYTKEALETAVDKLDGVIGWLAYLGLEAVRAGRLTESLIAEVLEKAARLAWGEFCRFVQLRQSRRYIYIMQAAAEGATWSEIKRYLEIKEGPVYDAELSRLLKTLVEEGWLEKEDDVYKPADPLLRHAAKTAVSCQ, encoded by the coding sequence ATGTTGTTTAAGGAAGGGCCTGTGGAGAGGCCTGACGAGCTTTTCGATAGAGAGGCCGAGTTGGAGGAGCTGAGGAGGGCGCTGAGGGAGAGGAGGGTGGTCGCACTTCTGGGGGTGAGGCGGGTTGGGAAAACCTCTCTTGCAAAAGCAACGACGTGGGATTTGCCCAGGGTCTATGTAGACGTGAGGGAGTTCGAGTGGCGTACCTATGTCACCTGGGACGACTTCTACGGCGTTTTGAAGTCCGCTCTCCCGAGGTCTAGAAGGCTTTTGGAGGCGCTGTCTAGGATCTCCGGCGTCTCCGTGGCGGGCCTGGAGATAAGCTTTGCCGTTGGCAAGCGTAGGCCTCCGCCCGCCGAGCTGTTGAAGGCCTTAGACAAGTGGGCTGAGTCAGAGGGGGTCCGCGTCGTCTTTGTCATAGATGAGGCGCAGGAGCTCTATAAGTTGAAGGGCGGCTCCTTCACGCCGGTTCTCGCTTGGGCATACGACAACTTGTCCAACGTCGTCTTCCTCCTCACCGGCTCCAAGGTCGGGCTTATACACCGCCTCCTAAGGCCGGACGACCCCCCGTCGCCGATGTACGGCCGCTATATATACACAATCCAAGTGAGACCGCTCCCCAGAGATAGAGCTAAGGAGTTTCTCACAAAAGGCCTAGAGGAGGCAGGTGTGAGATACACCAAGGAGGCGCTGGAGACAGCCGTCGATAAGCTAGACGGCGTCATCGGCTGGTTGGCCTATCTAGGCCTTGAGGCAGTTAGGGCGGGGAGACTCACAGAGTCTCTCATCGCTGAGGTGCTGGAGAAGGCGGCGCGTCTTGCCTGGGGCGAGTTCTGCAGATTCGTACAGCTGAGGCAGAGCAGGAGGTACATCTACATAATGCAGGCGGCGGCCGAAGGGGCCACGTGGTCTGAGATAAAGAGATATCTGGAGATCAAAGAAGGCCCCGTGTACGACGCAGAGTTGTCTAGACTCCTAAAGACGCTGGTAGAAGAGGGGTGGTTGGAGAAAGAAGACGACGTATACAAGCCGGCGGATCCATTACTTAGACACGCGGCGAAAACCGCTGTCTCTTGTCAATAG
- a CDS encoding ATP-binding protein, whose translation MWEVVAIAFFIFLLLSQDGVFVGLRWGFPVFLPLDRHVVILGPTRSGKSRLAKKIVKRSGLPALILDWVGEYDVGLRVDARLLKYDFRNFDKKLLTEIIGLSLNLNEPSIYFLYRAIRNAEIRKIGDVLEALESFLVTSRAEVEMRAAIARRLEYIVEVLERGKIPLDLLLKLKRTVVIDLSKLRLYEEKVMISLFVLALLYDRMQREGVSHRPRKLLIVDEAQNVLKRGEVVRHLVFESAKFGLRVILVTNEVPPDDVLIHSYIVITKPHVMYKFQLKKSAVVIDNRVIELKIV comes from the coding sequence GTGTGGGAGGTTGTAGCTATTGCGTTTTTTATATTTCTCCTCCTGTCGCAAGACGGGGTTTTTGTAGGGCTGAGGTGGGGGTTTCCCGTTTTTCTACCTCTTGACAGACATGTGGTTATTCTAGGCCCGACACGTAGCGGCAAGAGCCGCTTGGCGAAGAAGATTGTAAAGAGGTCTGGCCTCCCCGCGCTTATTCTCGACTGGGTTGGGGAGTATGACGTAGGGCTTAGGGTAGATGCTAGACTTCTAAAATACGACTTTAGAAATTTTGATAAGAAACTTCTCACAGAGATAATTGGCCTCTCTCTAAATCTTAACGAACCCTCTATCTACTTTCTCTATAGAGCTATTAGAAACGCCGAGATTAGAAAAATCGGCGACGTACTTGAGGCGTTAGAGAGTTTTCTCGTCACGTCTAGGGCGGAGGTAGAGATGCGCGCCGCCATCGCCAGGAGACTGGAGTATATCGTAGAAGTTCTCGAAAGGGGGAAGATCCCCCTGGATCTCCTACTTAAGCTAAAGAGAACTGTTGTCATTGACCTCTCTAAGCTCCGGCTCTACGAAGAGAAAGTGATGATTTCTCTTTTTGTCCTCGCCCTGCTCTATGATAGAATGCAGAGAGAGGGCGTGTCGCATCGCCCGAGGAAACTGTTGATAGTTGACGAGGCTCAAAACGTCCTCAAGAGGGGGGAGGTGGTACGCCATCTTGTTTTTGAAAGCGCAAAATTTGGCCTACGTGTTATATTAGTGACAAACGAAGTGCCGCCTGACGACGTTTTGATACATTCCTACATTGTGATTACAAAACCGCACGTCATGTATAAATTTCAGCTTAAGAAAAGCGCCGTTGTGATAGATAACCGCGTTATTGAGCTTAAAATCGTCTAG
- a CDS encoding MBL fold metallo-hydrolase, protein MKIVRVLEGVYKIDLEPGGFSNLVSVYVVDAGRNLAVFEGGPACSKADLVTAVKTLGKPPSHIFLTHVHIDHYGGSGALAELNPEALFYVHPRGAKVLPNPDIIWVPAREAMGWLGELYGRPLEVPSRNAKITEDGEIVNIGDIEVEVVHTPGHASHHQSFIIKPWDILVVGDAAGIYVKSLDYIIPTTMEPLRLDMYIESVKKLISKRPRYVAYTHHDLLDNAVDLLNRHLSQLETWSRSAEEAAREKLTPAELESILAERDQDLRRVYPELKKLKAHYHLFQMAVQGILKYYSS, encoded by the coding sequence ATGAAAATAGTTAGAGTTCTAGAGGGCGTTTATAAGATAGATCTAGAGCCCGGGGGGTTTTCCAATCTCGTGTCTGTATATGTGGTAGACGCCGGGAGAAATCTCGCCGTTTTTGAGGGAGGGCCTGCGTGTTCAAAAGCAGATCTAGTAACTGCTGTTAAAACTCTTGGAAAACCTCCTTCACATATATTTCTTACACATGTACATATAGACCACTACGGAGGCTCGGGGGCCTTGGCTGAGTTAAATCCAGAGGCCTTATTCTACGTACACCCTAGAGGCGCTAAGGTGCTTCCCAACCCAGATATAATATGGGTGCCTGCGAGAGAGGCCATGGGATGGCTCGGCGAGTTGTATGGAAGGCCTCTCGAAGTGCCTAGTAGAAACGCCAAAATTACAGAAGACGGTGAGATTGTAAACATAGGCGACATAGAGGTTGAGGTTGTCCACACCCCTGGACATGCGAGCCACCACCAGTCTTTTATCATAAAGCCGTGGGATATACTTGTGGTGGGAGATGCCGCCGGCATATACGTAAAGTCGCTTGACTACATTATTCCAACTACAATGGAGCCGCTTAGACTCGACATGTATATAGAAAGCGTCAAGAAGCTGATTTCAAAAAGGCCTAGATACGTCGCATATACCCACCACGATCTTTTAGACAACGCCGTCGACCTCTTAAATAGACATCTATCTCAACTAGAGACATGGAGTAGATCTGCGGAAGAAGCCGCCAGAGAAAAACTCACGCCTGCAGAGCTAGAGTCTATCTTAGCTGAGAGAGATCAAGACCTCCGCCGCGTCTACCCAGAGTTAAAAAAACTAAAGGCGCATTACCACCTCTTCCAAATGGCAGTACAGGGAATTTTAAAATACTACAGCTCATAA